A single Campylobacter concisus DNA region contains:
- a CDS encoding DUF2018 family protein, whose amino-acid sequence MIDIFEGSARDKFYDILFNANAVLVKNEIDKIFEKFVAMSELCEKHGVSEDEIRNFIALEQDKVYNGINDLYIELSGEILSQNE is encoded by the coding sequence ATGATAGATATATTTGAGGGCAGTGCGAGGGATAAATTTTATGACATTTTATTTAACGCAAATGCCGTTTTAGTTAAAAACGAGATAGATAAAATTTTTGAGAAATTTGTGGCTATGAGTGAGCTTTGCGAAAAGCATGGCGTTAGTGAGGACGAGATCAGAAATTTTATAGCCTTAGAGCAAGATAAAGTTTATAACGGAATAAATGACCTATATATCGAGCTTAGCGGAGAAATTTTAAGCCAAAATGAGTAA
- a CDS encoding HAD family hydrolase: protein MKVVIFDMDGTVIDSGEAIYKTVNEVRDELSLAPLDKEFIIKAINEPGRNLALEFYGIDTPSKSLKEGFEEKFKKFYDECATTYDGVKELLQKCREAHYKVVLASNAPHETLEKILKKNEIYELFDEVIGASKEIPQKPDPAMLHLAVSKTGASKAIFVGDSLKDELAAKNANMSYVQVCWGFGEESKTATYNAKNVSEAWEIILNF, encoded by the coding sequence TTGAAAGTAGTTATTTTTGATATGGATGGCACAGTGATCGATAGCGGCGAGGCGATATATAAGACGGTAAATGAAGTAAGAGATGAGCTAAGCTTAGCGCCACTTGATAAGGAATTTATCATAAAAGCGATCAACGAGCCAGGTAGAAATTTGGCCCTTGAGTTTTACGGCATAGACACGCCAAGCAAGAGTTTAAAAGAGGGCTTTGAAGAGAAATTTAAGAAATTTTACGATGAGTGTGCGACTACATATGATGGTGTAAAAGAGCTTTTGCAAAAGTGCAGAGAGGCTCACTATAAGGTCGTTTTGGCAAGCAATGCACCGCACGAAACGCTAGAGAAAATTTTAAAGAAAAATGAAATTTATGAGCTATTTGACGAGGTCATCGGTGCTAGCAAAGAGATACCGCAAAAGCCTGATCCTGCGATGCTTCACCTAGCTGTTAGTAAAACTGGAGCCAGCAAGGCGATCTTTGTTGGAGATAGCCTAAAAGACGAGCTTGCGGCTAAAAATGCAAATATGTCTTATGTGCAAGTTTGCTGGGGATTTGGCGAGGAGAGCAAAACTGCGACTTATAACGCCAAAAATGTCAGCGAGGCTTGGGAGATAATATTAAATTTTTAA